From Variovorax sp. PMC12, the proteins below share one genomic window:
- a CDS encoding Hsp70 family protein: MSVPSPSSLPTIGIDFGTSNSAVACRVDGVARLLPIEGAATTLPTAIFFNSEDRTTHFGRDAVAQYLSGTEGRLMRSLKSLLGSALMQEKTAIYDGLLSFEDIIARFLRELAVRASRELGQLPERVVIGRPVHFVDDDPKRDERAEESLRVAARAAGFREIAFQLEPIAAAFDYEQRIAKESIVLIVDIGGGTSDFTVVRVGPDRAAREDRGDDVLATSGVHIGGTDFDQRLNLERVMPHFGFRHHGPQGREVPSKVFFELSSWHLINWLYAAKAVRQAKELRTSYSDTRLHDRLMNVLEERHGHRIASAVEAAKIDASVTDAETAIDLDCAERGLVASLSPADMAQQLAGPLENVIACAHACVKRAGLRSGDLDAIYLTGGSSALRPFQHALRKSFAGVNLVEGDLFGGVATGLACVARTGRAAR, from the coding sequence TTGAGCGTGCCGTCACCGTCGTCGCTGCCGACGATCGGCATCGACTTCGGCACCTCCAACTCCGCCGTGGCCTGCCGGGTCGACGGCGTCGCCCGCCTGCTGCCCATCGAAGGCGCGGCCACCACGCTGCCGACCGCGATCTTCTTCAACTCGGAAGACCGCACCACGCACTTCGGCCGCGACGCCGTCGCGCAATATCTCTCGGGCACCGAAGGCCGGCTGATGCGTTCGCTCAAGAGCCTGCTGGGCAGCGCGCTGATGCAGGAGAAGACCGCCATCTATGACGGTCTCTTGAGCTTCGAGGACATCATCGCGCGCTTCCTGCGCGAGCTGGCAGTGCGTGCCAGCCGCGAGCTGGGCCAGTTGCCCGAGCGCGTCGTGATCGGGCGGCCCGTGCACTTCGTGGACGACGATCCGAAGCGCGACGAGCGCGCCGAGGAAAGCCTGCGCGTCGCGGCGCGTGCGGCGGGCTTCCGCGAAATCGCCTTCCAGCTCGAGCCGATCGCCGCCGCCTTCGACTACGAGCAGCGCATCGCCAAGGAATCGATCGTGCTCATCGTCGACATCGGCGGCGGCACCTCAGACTTCACCGTGGTGCGCGTGGGCCCCGACCGCGCGGCGCGCGAGGACCGCGGCGACGACGTGCTGGCCACCAGCGGCGTGCACATCGGCGGCACCGACTTCGACCAGCGCCTGAACCTCGAGCGCGTGATGCCGCATTTCGGCTTTCGCCACCACGGCCCGCAGGGGCGCGAGGTGCCGAGCAAAGTGTTCTTCGAGCTGTCGTCCTGGCACCTGATCAACTGGCTCTACGCCGCCAAGGCGGTGCGCCAGGCCAAGGAACTGCGCACCAGCTACAGCGACACGCGCCTGCACGACCGCCTCATGAACGTGCTGGAAGAACGGCACGGCCACCGCATCGCCAGCGCCGTGGAAGCGGCCAAGATCGATGCCTCCGTCACCGATGCGGAAACCGCCATCGACCTCGACTGCGCCGAGCGCGGCCTGGTGGCTTCGCTGTCTCCCGCCGACATGGCGCAACAGCTGGCCGGCCCGCTCGAGAACGTGATCGCCTGCGCCCACGCCTGCGTCAAGCGCGCGGGCCTTCGCAGCGGCGACCTCGACGCGATCTACCTGACCGGCGGCTCGTCCGCCCTGCGACCGTTCCAGCATGCGCTGCGCAAGAGCTTCGCGGGCGTGAACCTGGTCGAGGGCGACCTGTTCGGCGGTGTCGCCACCGGCCTGGCCTGCGTGGCGCGCACCGGACGCGCGGCACGCTGA
- the lysS gene encoding lysine--tRNA ligase: MSDQKTPTPPTPAVDENQLIAERREKLKLLRTAQVEGKGVAFPNDFKPGHRAAALVEAHGATEAEALDAQAVSVSVAGRMMLKRVMGKASFATLQDATSRIQLYVTRDAVGEEAYAEFKRWDLGDIVGAEGSLMKTKTGELSVKVTRLRLLTKSLRPLPDKFHGMADQEQKYRQRYVDLITDESARVRFTARSKAVSALREFMVANDFLEVETPMLHPIPGGANAKPFKTHHNALDQEMFLRIAPELYLKRLIVGGFERVFEINRSYRNEGISVRHNPEFTMMEFYAAYWNYRDLMDFTETLIRTIADKAVGTQQLTYQGKPVDLTQPFERLTIREAILKHTDAEGVAQGVDDTAWLIAALRKIGLSEEKDKLSQRSLASLQVMYFEETVEEKLWQPTFIMEHPTEISPLARANDERPEVTERFELYITGREFGNGFSELNDAEDQAARFNAQVAAKDSGDDEAMYYDHDFVRALEYGMPPTGGCGIGIDRLMMLLTDSPSIRDVILFPALRRES; encoded by the coding sequence ATGTCCGATCAAAAGACCCCTACGCCTCCCACGCCCGCCGTCGACGAAAACCAGCTCATCGCCGAACGCCGCGAAAAACTCAAGCTGCTGCGCACCGCGCAGGTCGAGGGCAAAGGCGTTGCGTTCCCGAACGACTTCAAGCCCGGCCACCGCGCCGCGGCACTCGTCGAGGCACATGGCGCCACCGAAGCCGAAGCCCTCGACGCGCAAGCCGTTTCCGTGAGCGTGGCGGGCCGGATGATGCTCAAGCGCGTCATGGGCAAGGCCAGCTTCGCAACGCTGCAGGACGCCACCAGCCGCATCCAGCTCTACGTCACGCGCGACGCGGTGGGCGAAGAGGCCTATGCCGAATTCAAGCGCTGGGACCTGGGCGACATCGTCGGCGCCGAAGGCTCGCTGATGAAGACCAAGACCGGCGAGCTGTCGGTCAAGGTCACCCGGCTGCGCCTGCTCACCAAGAGCCTGCGTCCGCTGCCCGACAAGTTCCACGGCATGGCCGACCAGGAACAGAAGTACCGCCAGCGCTACGTCGACCTGATCACCGACGAATCGGCGCGCGTGCGCTTCACCGCGCGCAGCAAGGCCGTGAGCGCGCTGCGCGAGTTCATGGTGGCCAACGATTTCCTCGAAGTCGAGACGCCCATGCTCCACCCCATTCCCGGCGGCGCCAACGCCAAGCCCTTCAAGACGCACCACAACGCGCTCGACCAGGAAATGTTCCTGCGCATCGCGCCCGAGCTGTACCTCAAGCGCCTGATCGTCGGCGGCTTCGAGCGCGTGTTCGAAATCAACCGGAGCTACCGCAACGAGGGCATCTCGGTGCGGCACAACCCCGAGTTCACGATGATGGAGTTCTACGCGGCCTACTGGAACTACCGCGACCTGATGGACTTCACCGAGACGCTGATCCGCACCATCGCCGACAAGGCCGTGGGCACACAGCAGCTCACCTACCAGGGCAAGCCGGTCGACCTGACCCAGCCCTTCGAGCGCCTGACGATCCGCGAAGCCATCCTGAAGCACACCGATGCCGAAGGCGTGGCCCAGGGCGTGGACGACACCGCCTGGCTCATCGCCGCACTGCGCAAGATCGGCCTGAGCGAAGAAAAGGACAAGCTCTCGCAGCGCAGCCTGGCCAGCCTGCAGGTGATGTACTTCGAGGAAACCGTCGAAGAGAAGCTCTGGCAGCCGACCTTCATCATGGAGCACCCGACCGAGATCTCGCCGCTGGCGCGCGCCAACGACGAGCGCCCCGAGGTCACCGAGCGCTTCGAGCTCTACATCACCGGCCGCGAGTTCGGCAACGGCTTCAGCGAGCTGAACGACGCCGAGGACCAGGCCGCGCGCTTCAACGCGCAGGTCGCGGCCAAGGATAGCGGCGACGACGAAGCCATGTACTACGACCACGACTTCGTGCGCGCGCTCGAATACGGCATGCCGCCCACCGGCGGCTGCGGCATCGGCATCGACCGGCTGATGATGCTGCTGACCGATTCGCCGAGCATCCGCGACGTGATCCTGTTCCCCGCCCTGCGCAGGGAATCTTGA
- the acpS gene encoding holo-ACP synthase: MIYGIGTDICDLRRITATFERQGERFARKVLSDAEFAVWKARSARWPKRGISYLATRFSAKEAFSKAIGMGMRMPMSWRLCEIANLPSGKPVIVLHGGLKDWFEAQGLTAHVTVTDENEYAASFVVVEKV; the protein is encoded by the coding sequence ATGATCTACGGCATTGGCACCGACATCTGCGACCTGCGGCGCATCACCGCGACCTTCGAGCGCCAGGGCGAGCGCTTCGCCCGCAAGGTGCTGAGCGACGCCGAGTTCGCGGTCTGGAAGGCCCGCAGCGCGCGCTGGCCCAAGCGCGGCATCAGCTACCTCGCGACGCGCTTTTCCGCCAAGGAGGCTTTCAGCAAGGCGATCGGCATGGGCATGCGCATGCCCATGAGCTGGCGCCTGTGCGAGATCGCCAACCTGCCCAGCGGCAAGCCGGTCATCGTGCTGCACGGCGGCCTGAAGGACTGGTTCGAGGCACAAGGGCTCACGGCCCACGTGACCGTGACCGACGAAAACGAATACGCCGCGAGCTTCGTGGTGGTGGAGAAGGTATGA
- a CDS encoding YggT family protein, whose amino-acid sequence MLYQIPSFLLDVIVGLLGGACLLRLYMQYHRVPFGNPLGRFIFAITDWIVLPLRRIVPPVKRWDLASLIAAWLLVLMKFLLLWLLIGNLGRIATLPLVSLVGLMQLAVSGLTALLVVYAVLSWIPGASPMLLDLISRLAEPLVRPFRRFIPLIGGIDLSPLAAIVVLQVIAIVLSNLLVFAYQLTF is encoded by the coding sequence ATGCTCTATCAGATTCCCTCGTTCCTTCTCGACGTGATCGTCGGCCTGCTCGGCGGCGCCTGCCTGCTGCGCCTCTACATGCAGTACCACCGGGTGCCTTTCGGCAATCCGCTCGGGCGCTTCATCTTCGCCATCACCGACTGGATCGTGCTTCCGCTGCGGCGCATCGTGCCGCCGGTGAAGCGCTGGGACCTGGCGAGCCTGATCGCGGCGTGGCTGCTGGTGCTGATGAAGTTCCTGCTGCTCTGGCTGCTGATCGGCAACCTCGGACGGATCGCGACCTTGCCGCTGGTGTCGCTGGTGGGGCTGATGCAGCTGGCGGTCTCGGGGCTGACGGCGCTGCTGGTGGTCTATGCCGTGCTGTCGTGGATTCCGGGCGCTTCCCCGATGCTGCTCGACCTCATCTCCCGCCTGGCCGAGCCGCTGGTGCGGCCGTTCCGGCGCTTCATTCCGCTGATCGGCGGCATCGACCTGTCGCCGCTGGCGGCCATCGTGGTGCTGCAGGTGATTGCCATCGTGCTGAGCAACCTGCTGGTGTTTGCCTATCAACTGACGTTCTGA
- a CDS encoding pyridoxine 5'-phosphate synthase yields the protein MSTSGNVTSLSVNLNKVALVRNTRHLGIPSVVKAAQACLAAGAQGITVHPRPDARHIRAHDVSDLSELLARDWPAIEFNIEGNPFQNLMDFVRTLKPHQATFVPDSETQSTSDHGWTFPDDAERLRPLIAEARALGVRVSLFMDPIPEMMAAVKAVGADRVELYTEGYAASRGTPDEQAVLQRYADTARAAHAAGLGINAGHDLSRDNLTAFLRAVPGVLEVSIGHAFVADALELGYAATTHDYLRCISEAQQ from the coding sequence ATGAGCACCTCAGGCAACGTCACCTCGCTGTCCGTCAACCTCAACAAGGTGGCCCTGGTCCGCAACACGCGCCACCTGGGCATCCCGAGCGTGGTCAAGGCCGCGCAGGCCTGCCTGGCCGCCGGCGCGCAGGGCATCACCGTGCACCCCCGCCCGGATGCCCGCCACATCCGCGCGCACGACGTGAGCGACCTGTCCGAGCTGCTCGCCAGGGACTGGCCCGCCATCGAGTTCAACATCGAAGGCAACCCGTTCCAGAACCTCATGGACTTCGTGCGCACGCTGAAGCCGCACCAGGCCACCTTCGTGCCCGACAGCGAAACCCAGTCGACCAGCGACCACGGCTGGACCTTCCCCGACGATGCCGAGCGCCTGCGCCCGCTGATCGCCGAGGCCCGCGCGCTGGGCGTGCGCGTCAGCCTGTTCATGGACCCGATTCCCGAGATGATGGCCGCCGTGAAGGCCGTGGGCGCCGACCGCGTCGAGCTCTACACCGAAGGCTATGCCGCCTCGCGCGGCACGCCCGACGAGCAGGCCGTGCTCCAGCGCTATGCCGACACGGCGCGCGCGGCCCATGCCGCGGGCCTGGGCATCAACGCCGGCCACGACCTGAGCCGCGACAACCTGACTGCATTCCTGCGCGCGGTGCCCGGCGTGCTGGAGGTGTCGATCGGCCATGCCTTCGTGGCCGACGCACTCGAACTCGGCTATGCCGCCACCACCCACGACTACCTGCGATGCATCAGCGAGGCGCAGCAATGA
- a CDS encoding YgjP-like metallopeptidase domain-containing protein produces the protein MKYLAGYPAPLLDQVRQLMAEDRLAGLLLKRYPEGSHDIQTDRALYGYVSELKSDFMRKAEPLSKVMFDSKLHVIRNALGTHTTVSRVQGGKLKAKREIRVASLFKDVPLPWLRMIVVHELAHMKEREHDKAFYALCMHMEPEYQQLEFDLRLYLTHLETGGERLWRPPAA, from the coding sequence ATGAAATACCTGGCGGGCTATCCGGCACCCCTACTGGACCAGGTCCGCCAGCTGATGGCCGAAGACCGGCTCGCCGGCCTGCTGCTCAAGCGCTACCCCGAAGGCTCGCACGACATCCAGACCGACCGCGCGCTGTACGGCTACGTGAGCGAGCTCAAGAGCGACTTCATGCGCAAGGCCGAGCCGCTGTCCAAGGTGATGTTCGACAGCAAGCTGCACGTGATACGCAACGCGCTGGGCACGCACACCACCGTGTCCCGCGTGCAGGGCGGCAAGCTCAAGGCCAAGCGCGAGATCCGCGTGGCCAGCCTGTTCAAGGACGTGCCGCTTCCCTGGCTGCGCATGATCGTCGTGCACGAACTCGCCCACATGAAGGAGCGCGAGCACGACAAGGCTTTCTATGCGCTGTGCATGCACATGGAGCCGGAGTACCAGCAGCTCGAATTCGACCTGCGGCTGTACCTGACCCATCTGGAGACGGGCGGGGAACGGCTCTGGCGCCCCCCGGCCGCCTGA
- the accD gene encoding acetyl-CoA carboxylase, carboxyltransferase subunit beta, whose protein sequence is MSWLEKLLPAKIAQTDPSERRQVPEGLWIKCPACETVLYKTDLEHNQNVCPSCSHHHRIGARARLDAFLDAEGRYEVGQEVLPVDALKFKDSRKYPERLKEALENTGETDALVVMGGSVHSISVVVACFEFEFMGGSMGSVVGERFVRGVETAIEQKVPFICFTATGGARMQEGLLSLMQMAKTNAALTRLAKKGLPYISVLTDPTMGGVSAGFAFVGDVVIAEPKALIGFAGPRVIESTVRVTLPEGFQRAEFLQTKGAIDFISDRRELRKTIASTLAMLLRQPADAVS, encoded by the coding sequence ATGAGCTGGCTTGAAAAACTGCTACCCGCCAAGATCGCGCAAACCGACCCGTCCGAGCGCCGCCAGGTGCCCGAGGGCCTGTGGATCAAATGCCCCGCCTGCGAGACCGTTCTGTACAAGACCGACCTCGAGCACAACCAGAACGTCTGCCCCAGCTGCAGCCACCACCATCGCATCGGCGCCCGCGCGCGCCTGGACGCGTTCCTCGATGCCGAGGGCCGCTACGAGGTCGGCCAGGAAGTGCTGCCGGTCGACGCCCTGAAGTTCAAGGACAGCCGCAAGTACCCCGAGCGCCTGAAGGAAGCCCTGGAAAACACCGGCGAGACCGACGCGCTGGTCGTCATGGGCGGCTCGGTGCACAGCATCAGCGTGGTCGTGGCCTGCTTCGAATTCGAATTCATGGGCGGCTCCATGGGCAGCGTGGTCGGCGAGCGCTTCGTGCGCGGCGTCGAAACCGCCATCGAGCAGAAGGTGCCCTTCATCTGCTTCACCGCCACCGGCGGCGCGCGCATGCAGGAAGGCCTGCTCTCGCTGATGCAGATGGCCAAGACCAACGCCGCGCTCACGCGCCTGGCGAAGAAGGGCCTGCCCTACATCAGCGTGCTGACCGACCCGACCATGGGCGGCGTGTCGGCAGGCTTCGCCTTCGTGGGCGACGTGGTGATCGCCGAGCCCAAGGCGCTGATCGGCTTTGCAGGCCCGCGCGTGATCGAATCGACCGTGCGCGTGACGCTGCCCGAAGGCTTCCAGCGCGCCGAGTTCCTGCAGACCAAGGGCGCGATCGACTTCATCAGCGACCGCCGCGAACTGCGCAAGACCATTGCCAGCACGCTGGCGATGCTGCTGCGCCAGCCGGCCGACGCGGTCAGCTGA
- a CDS encoding LON peptidase substrate-binding domain-containing protein translates to MTTQPLLHSLPLFPLGTVLFPGGLLPLRIFEVRYLDMIGKCRKADAPFGVVSLTSGSEVRKAGADTESFAGIGTLAMIREFESPQSGLLQIECIGTQRFRVRHAELQKHGLWVAEVEAVNDDVALEIPDDLRHTATALQRLLDTLEERRRAQGESVRLPIGTPYRLDDCGWVANRWCELVPMQLELRQRLMELDSPLMRLELVSDLLARTGITE, encoded by the coding sequence ATGACGACACAACCCCTTTTGCATTCACTGCCATTGTTCCCGCTCGGCACGGTTCTGTTTCCGGGCGGCCTGCTTCCGCTGCGAATCTTCGAGGTCCGCTATCTCGACATGATCGGCAAGTGCCGCAAGGCCGATGCGCCCTTCGGCGTGGTGAGCCTCACCAGCGGCAGCGAAGTGCGCAAGGCCGGCGCCGACACCGAGAGCTTTGCCGGCATCGGCACGCTGGCCATGATCCGCGAGTTCGAGTCGCCGCAAAGCGGCCTGCTGCAGATCGAATGCATCGGCACGCAGCGATTCCGCGTGCGCCATGCCGAACTGCAGAAGCACGGGCTCTGGGTGGCCGAGGTCGAGGCGGTGAACGACGACGTCGCGCTGGAGATCCCGGACGACCTCAGGCACACCGCCACCGCGTTGCAGCGGCTGCTCGACACGCTGGAAGAACGGCGCCGCGCGCAAGGCGAATCGGTGCGGCTGCCTATCGGCACACCCTACCGGCTCGACGACTGCGGCTGGGTAGCCAACCGCTGGTGCGAGCTGGTGCCGATGCAGCTGGAGCTGCGCCAGCGGCTGATGGAGCTCGACAGTCCGTTGATGCGGCTGGAGCTGGTGAGCGATCTGCTGGCGCGCACGGGCATCACCGAGTAG
- the recO gene encoding DNA repair protein RecO yields MATHRVSHEPAYVLHRYDWSESSLILEVFTRHHGRIALVAKGAKRPSSNFRPVLLPLQPLQLNYGGDAEIRTLKGAEWMGGHVMPTGEALLSGYYVNELLLRLLARDDAHEALFDAYAGVVQVLAGDHAGAQAATHAAALRAFELLLLRGVGLLPSLEVQTLTLEPLVADTRYSLVPEAGLRQADGKEAALAGADWQALQAVLDDRAPFTATLREVATMNAGSNSALRNQLRALLNYHCGVSTLRTRQMMRDLQAL; encoded by the coding sequence ATGGCCACCCACCGCGTTTCGCACGAACCGGCTTATGTGCTCCACCGCTACGACTGGAGCGAGTCGAGCCTGATCCTCGAGGTCTTCACCCGGCACCACGGGCGCATCGCGCTGGTGGCCAAGGGGGCGAAGCGGCCGAGCTCCAATTTCCGGCCCGTGCTGCTGCCGCTTCAGCCGCTGCAGCTCAACTACGGCGGCGACGCCGAGATCCGCACGCTCAAGGGCGCCGAGTGGATGGGCGGCCACGTCATGCCGACCGGCGAGGCGTTGCTGTCGGGCTACTACGTCAACGAACTGCTGCTGCGCCTGCTGGCGCGCGACGACGCCCACGAAGCACTGTTCGACGCCTATGCGGGCGTGGTGCAGGTGCTGGCGGGCGACCACGCCGGCGCCCAGGCGGCCACCCATGCGGCCGCTCTGCGCGCCTTCGAACTGCTGCTGCTGCGCGGGGTCGGGCTGCTGCCGTCGCTCGAGGTCCAGACGCTGACGCTGGAGCCGCTCGTGGCCGACACCCGCTACAGCCTCGTGCCCGAAGCCGGCCTGCGCCAGGCGGACGGCAAGGAGGCCGCGCTGGCCGGCGCCGACTGGCAGGCGCTGCAGGCCGTGCTCGACGACCGCGCCCCGTTCACCGCCACGCTGCGCGAAGTGGCCACCATGAACGCCGGCAGCAACAGCGCCCTGCGGAACCAGCTGCGCGCCTTGCTCAACTACCATTGCGGCGTGTCCACGCTGCGCACGCGGCAAATGATGAGAGATCTGCAAGCACTATGA
- the nagZ gene encoding beta-N-acetylhexosaminidase — translation MTPELAARPHAPLIIDVAATELDAADRRRLANPLVGGVIHFSRNWQDRAQMTALNAEIKAIRPDLLICVDHEGGRVQRFRTDGFTRLPSMRALGELWMRDAMRATQAATAAGQVLAAELRACGVDFSFAPVLDLDHGGSGVIGDRSFHRDPRVVALLAKSVMHGMLQKGMRNCGKHFPGHGFVTADSHVEIPVDKRSLKDILNDDARPYDWLAGTLTAVMPAHVIYPKVDKRPAGFSSKWLKAVLRQRFAFDGAVFSDDLSMEAGRYIDGELLSYTDAALAALAAGCDVALLCNQSIGDGRVLDQFLDGFEAASRNGQWRPDAASEARRLALLPQEAAPDWDTLSASRTHRDALRLLAAV, via the coding sequence ATGACCCCCGAGCTTGCTGCTCGCCCCCATGCGCCGCTGATCATCGACGTGGCCGCGACCGAACTCGACGCGGCCGACCGCCGGCGCCTTGCCAACCCGCTGGTCGGCGGCGTGATCCATTTCTCCCGCAACTGGCAGGACCGGGCGCAGATGACCGCGCTCAATGCCGAGATCAAGGCGATACGCCCCGACCTGCTGATCTGCGTCGACCACGAAGGCGGCCGCGTGCAGCGCTTTCGCACCGACGGCTTCACGCGACTGCCGTCGATGCGCGCCCTGGGCGAACTGTGGATGCGCGACGCCATGCGCGCCACGCAGGCCGCGACGGCTGCCGGCCAGGTGCTCGCGGCCGAGCTGCGCGCCTGCGGCGTCGATTTCAGCTTCGCGCCCGTGCTCGACCTGGACCACGGCGGCAGCGGCGTGATCGGCGATCGCAGTTTCCACCGCGACCCGCGCGTGGTGGCGCTGCTGGCCAAGAGCGTCATGCACGGCATGCTGCAAAAGGGCATGCGCAACTGCGGCAAGCATTTTCCGGGGCACGGCTTCGTCACGGCCGATTCGCACGTCGAGATCCCGGTCGACAAGCGCAGCCTCAAGGACATCCTGAACGATGACGCCCGGCCTTACGACTGGCTGGCCGGCACGCTCACCGCCGTGATGCCGGCGCACGTGATCTACCCCAAGGTCGACAAGCGGCCGGCGGGGTTTTCGTCGAAGTGGCTCAAGGCGGTGCTGCGCCAGCGCTTCGCCTTCGACGGCGCGGTCTTCAGCGACGACCTGAGCATGGAAGCGGGGCGCTACATCGACGGCGAACTGCTGAGCTACACCGACGCCGCGCTGGCGGCGCTGGCGGCGGGCTGCGACGTGGCGCTGCTGTGCAACCAGAGCATTGGCGACGGACGGGTGCTCGACCAATTCCTCGATGGATTCGAGGCGGCTTCGCGCAACGGGCAATGGCGGCCGGATGCGGCGAGCGAGGCACGCAGGCTCGCGTTGCTGCCGCAAGAGGCCGCGCCCGACTGGGACACGCTTTCCGCGTCGCGCACTCACCGCGATGCGCTGCGCCTGCTGGCGGCCGTCTGA